In one Alnus glutinosa chromosome 12, dhAlnGlut1.1, whole genome shotgun sequence genomic region, the following are encoded:
- the LOC133852585 gene encoding cation/H(+) antiporter 4-like, translating to MTDQVYALSSVSILLTTVFMPVLVKYLYHPSRKYAGYQKRNIMHCRRNEELRVLACIHMPDDIAAITKLLEVSCPSSERPLAIYVLHLIELIGRDSPIFISHQMQKKIVSKNSSYSENIILAFNHFKQHNPGVVLVNIFTTISLPKFMHEDICMLGLDKLTYLIILPFHRKWSIDSLVDSEDSTIRTLNCSMLELAPCSVGILVDRGHLGRSMVSSNSSYYVAMIFLGGNDDREALSFAKRMANDSNITLTVVHFVASGSDVDSCWDKFLDNEILKDVKLNNVGDEYVIYLEEVVKDGPQTALIVRSLVDEFDLIIVGRRHNVDSPQTSGLAEWIEFPELGIMGDLIASSNINKKTSVLVVQQQQIDS from the coding sequence ATGACAGACCAAGTGTATGCTTTGTCAAGTGTTAGCATCCTACTGACTACAGTTTTCATGCCAGTCCTAGTGAAGTACTTGTACCATCCTTCAAGGAAATATGCAGGTTACCAGAAAAGGAATATTATGCATTGCAGACGCAATGAGGAGCTCAGAGTCTTAGCATGCATTCACATGCCAGATGACATTGCTGCAATAACAAAACTACTTGAAGTCTCGTGCCCATCTAGTGAAAGGCCCCTTGCCATTTATGTGCTTCACCTTATCGAGTTAATTGGCCGAGACTCTCCTATTTTTATTTCCCACCAAATGCAGAAAAAGATTGTTTCCAAAAATAGTTCTTATTCTGAGAATATCATTCTCGCCTTCAATCACTTTAAACAACACAATCCGGGAGTTGTATTAGTAAATATCTTCACAACAATCTCCCTACCCAAGTTCATGCATGAGGACATATGCATGCTTGGGTTGGACAAACTCACATACCTCATAATACTCCCGTTCCATCGAAAATGGTCCATTGACAGTCTGGTCGATTCAGAGGACAGTACCATAAGGACCTTAAATTGTAGTATGCTTGAACTAGCCCCCTGCTCAGTTGGGATCTTAGTTGACCGTGGTCATTTAGGCCGCTCAATGGTTTCATCAAATTCATCCTATTATGTTGCCATGATCTTCTTAGGAGGTAATGACGATCGAGAGGCATTGAGTTTTGCCAAACGCATGGCGAATGACTCGAATATCACACTGACTGTGGTTCACTTTGTTGCCTCTGGCAGTGACGTTGATTCCTGCTGGGACAAATTTCTTGACAATGAGATATTGAAGGATGTTAAACTTAACAATGTGGGTGATGAATATGTGATATACCTAGAGGAGGTGGTGAAAGATGGACCTCAGACGGCATTGATAGTTCGGTCTTTGGTGGACGAGTTTGACCTTATTATTGTTGGTAGACGACATAACGTAGACTCTCCGCAAACATCAGGGCTTGCAGAATGGATTGAGTTTCCAGAGTTGGGGATTATGGGAGACTTGATTGCCTCatcaaatattaacaaaaaaacttCTGTTTTGGTGGTTCAACAACAACAGATTGACAGTTAG